Below is a window of Mycobacteriales bacterium DNA.
TCCCCGTCATGAGTCGCCATCCCTCCCCGAATCGATTCGGCGCCGACAGTATGACCCGCCGGCCCCGCTTCCGGCATCCGGCTGCTCTTCCTCGACGGTCAGCCCGCAGGTGCGCCCCAGCCGCCGGCCGCGACCAGCGGCCGATCGGGGCGGCCGCCCGAAATAGGGCGATCTCCAGCTATTTGCTGCCAGGCGCCCGATCTAGGTCGTGCGAACACCAGATGAACGTGGGCGCATCGCTTAACGGCCACGGGCCGGATGCACTATCACCGCTTAGTGATGTTGATCGCGAGGGCCCGTGCTTCGCGCTCCGCACGTCGCCTCCTCGTGATCGGGCTCACGATGGCGCTCTGCGCGCTCAGCGACGTGACCGGGGCGTTAACGGCGAATGCAACTCCCCAGTACGGCGTCTGGTCGGGCTCGTCCGGGCCCGGCACGGTCACGATCAACGACGGCACCAGCGGCCCGCCTTCGTTCCAGTACGACGACGAGTCAGCCGGCTTCAGCCCGGTCAGCTGGACGTTCTCGACCACCGAGCAGCAGGCGGCGACGGGCGGCAACGGACTCACCGTCGATGTCCCATGGCAGTACACCGGGCTGCACGCGTGGTTCGAGGTCACGGTGGACCTCAACGCCTTCATCACGACGCCGAGCGGAACGACCACCACCCAGCTGGTCAATGCCGGACCGACGAGCTGCTGCACCGCACCCTCGAACGGGTTCAGCTATCAGGGCACGTACTCCTTCACCGGCTTGCAGCAGGGCGACGTCTACGGCTTCACCTTCGGCGGCTCGAACTTCGACTCCAACAACTTCCTGCGCGGCACGCTGCAGCTGTACCCGAACTCCTCACCGGTGATCTCGCCACCCACCGGCAACACGTCGTGGCAGAACGCCACCGCGCTCAAAGCAAACGACTCGGTCAGCACGGATGCGATCGACGCGCCCGGCGAAGACCGCTGGTACGACTTTCCGGTCCAACCGGACAGCCAGGTCACGGTGAACGTGAGCGGCCTGACCAGCGATACCGACGTCGCGGTCTTTTCCGACATCGGCCAGGCCTTCCAACAGGACCTGGACACCTTCGGCTCGGGCACCGCGGACACCTCACAGCTCACCGAGCTCGCGGCCCAACAACCGTCGTCTACCGCCGCGCCCGCGGATTTCGCGCCTTCGGCCTTCACTCCGTCCGCATTCACCCCATCAGCGTTCACGCCGAGTGCCTTCACGCCGTCCGCGTTCACACCCAGCGCGTTCACCCCATCCGCGTTCACGCCGAGTGCCTTCACGCCGTCCGCGTTCACACCCAGCGCGTTCACGCCATCGGCGTTCACGCCTTCTGCGTTCACGCCCAGCGCCTTCACCCCGAGCGCCTTTACTGCGGCGTACTCGAGTGCACAGGTCCGCTCGCTGCTCGCGGTGTCGTCCCAACCCGGCGCGGCCCCGAAGTCCGTGACCGTCAACACGTGGAATGCGACCGGCAACTTCTATGTCCGCGTGACCGGCGAGAACGGTGCGTACTCGACGACGCCGTTCACGCTGACCGTCACAACGACCGGGGGCCCGTGCAACAACATCAGCCTGAACTCCTACAGCGGTGACTCGACGATCAGCGCATCGCCCGGCGACAACTACCAGACCGTCATCCTCACCGACTCGAGCCGGCTCGGCTCGCCGGACCTGACGACGGCGCTCACGAACCTGGCCGCCACCACGAACGGCGTGGTCGTCGATCTGGCCGACAGCCAGAAGGTTCAGGACCTCCAGACGCAGGCCGACCTGTACTCATCCTGTCCGTATGCGAGCAATCTGGTGGCGAACGCGATCCGCGACATCATCACCAGCTACCGAGCGGGTGGATCGCTGAAGTACGTCGTGCTCGTCGGCGGTGACCGGGTCATCCCGTACTTCCGCTATGCCGACGACGCCGGGCTGGCGCCGGAAAGCGACTACGTCCCCCCGCTGTCGAGCACCTCGAGGACCGGCGCCGCGCTGGAGTCCAACGACTACCTCACCGACGACCCGTACGGCGCGAGCACGATCCTCGACACCCAGAACCTCCAGATCCCGATTCCCGACCTGGCCGTCGGCCGGCTGGTGGAGACCGCGCCGGAGATCACCGGGCAGATCAACGACTACCTCGCCGACAACGGCAGCCTGCCGGCCCCGGCCTCGTCGCTGGTGACCGGCTACGACTTCCTGCAACCGGTTGCCGACCAGGTCGAGTCGCAGTTCGAGGCCGGCATGGGCCCGGGCACTCAGCACGACCAGCTGATCACCAACCAGGGCGTGCCGCCGAGCCAGACGACGACTGCCTCCGGTCCCGATCGCAACCACTCGTGGACGGCGACCGATCTCAGCAACGCGTTGTTCGGCTCCCACCACGATCTGGTCTTCCTCGGCGGGCACTTCAGCGCCAACAACACGCTGGCGGCCGACTACACGACCACGCTGGTCACGACGGACATGCAAGCAGCGGTCCAGGCAAATCCCAACCTGTTCAAGAACACGTTGGTGATCAGTGCCGGCTGCCACGCCGGCTACAACATCCAGGACCAGGACGGCGTGCCCGGCGTCACGCTCGGCCTCGACTGGCCCGAAGAGTTCGGCTCGGCCGGAGCCACGCTCATCTCCGGCACCGGGTATCAGTACGGCGACACCGACTTCGTCGCCTACAGCGACAAGCTCTACACCGACGTCGCCCAGCAGCTGCACGCCGGCACCGGCCGGCTCGCGATCGGGCAGGTCCTGGAGGCGGCGAAGCAGCAGTACCTGCAGCAGGTTCCTCAGATGTCGGGGATGGACACCAAGGCGTTGCTCGAGACGACGCTTTACGGGTTGCCGATGCTCGGCATCGACATGCCTGCGGGCCGGGCGTCGACCACACCGCCCGGCAACGGCAGCGTCACCCCGACGCCGGTCACCCAGGATCCCGGCGCGACCCTCGGTCTCGAGGAGCAGGACTTCTCCACCGACCCCGAGCTGCAGACCCACAACGAGGCGATCACCGACACCAACGGCAACCCGACCGGGCAGCAGTTCACCTGGCTCTCGGGGCCGCAGGGCGTGACCACGCAGCCCGGCCAGCCCGCGCTGCCCTTGCAGACCGCCGACGTGACCTCGACCGACGGCACGGTGCTTCGAGGCGTCGGCTTCTGGGGCGGCAGCTACACCGACACGGGCGGCACCATTCCGCTGGTGGGCGCTCCCGCCACCGAGACCAGCCAGGTGCACGTCCCGTTCGAGTCACCGGTGTTCTTCCCCCAGACGCTGGCGACGCCGAACTATTACGGCGCGCTTGCCGGATCGGGCGGTACCTCGCTGCAGATCACGCCGGCCCAGTTGCAAGCGGACGGCGCGACCACCGATGTCCTGCGGGCCTATCAGCACGTCTCGCTGCACCTGTTCTACAGCGGCAACACCCAGAAGTACGGCGACAACGTGCCGGCGCTCTCGGCAGCGCCGACGATCAGCGAAGTGTCATCCCAGGTCAACGGCGACGGCAGCATCTCCGTGTCCGCACACGTCGCCGGCGACCCCTCCGCCGGCGTGCACGAGGTCTGGGTGACCTACACCGGACAGAGCGCGGGGGATCCCGACTACGGCTCGTGGCACTCTGTCGACCTGACCCAGAACGGGAGCGACTCGACGCTCTGGACCGGCACCATCAACCCGGCGGATCCGACCCAGGCGGCCGACCTGCGTTTCATGGTGCAGGCGGTCAACGGGGTCGGCGTCGTGGCGCTCGACAACAACGGCGGCTCGCTCTATGCGCCCGGCACGATGCCGGGGTTCTCATCGGCGACCTCCACTGCCACGACACTCGCATTGAACCTCCCGACAACCACCGGCACGTACGGCGGGACGGCGGCGCTGTCCGCCGTACTCACGGATGCCCAGGGAACGCCCCTGAAGGGGCAGCAGGTGATCTTCAGCCTCGGCGCCGTGAACGTGTCGGCATCGACCGATGCAACCGGTACCGCTCAGGCGAGCATTCCGTTGCTCGCAGTCCCCGGCCAGTACGCCGTGTCGGCGAGCTTCTCGGGGGACAGCGGTGACCTGCCGTCGTCGGCGGCCGCCCAGACGTACACGATCCAGCCGCCGCCAACGAACCTGACGATCAGTCCCTCTGACGGCACCGATCCGAGTGTCGTCGACGGTACCGACACCGGCGTGTCCGCGACGCTCACCAGCAACGGGCAGCCGCTCGCGGGCGAGCCGATCTCCTTCCTCGTCACCGACAGCCAGGGCAACGCCGTGAGCAGCACGGTGCGCACCACGGACGGAAACGGCACCGCGCACATGGGCGCACTCAAGGTGGCGCCCGGCAACAACACGGTCACGGCAAGCTTCGACGAGAGCGGCGTCCAGGTTGGCGGCGCGGTCGTCGACGCGTCCGAACCCGGCTATCAAGGGTCGACGGCAACCACGCATGTGCACGGCATCGAGCCCACCCAGACCCAGCTCACCGCGAGTACCACCACGCCGACCTACGGCTCGCCGGTGACGCTGACAGCAACCGTCGCACTGGCAGGCGGAAACGGCACCGTCACGTTCGCGGTGGGTGGCACGACCATCAGCGGCTGCGGGCAGGAGTCCCTGACCCCTGGCAGCAGCGGCGACACGGCGACGTGCACGATCCCGGCATGGAACGCCGGCTCATACCAAGCCGTGGCGAGCTACTCAGGCGCCACTGACTATCAGTCCAGCATGAGCCAACCGCTGTCCGTCACCATGAGCCAGGCCTCGACGTCGACGACGTTGACCGCACCCGCATCGTCGACCTGGGGCGGGACGATCCAGCTGTCAGCGACCGTGACGCCCTCGCCGAGCTCATCGAACCCGTCCGCGGCAAATCCGACAGGGACGGTCACGTTCTACGACGGCAACGTCCCGGTCGGCTCACCGGTGCCGGTCGCGGTCAACGGGAATGCGACGCTCACCCTGCCCAAGGGCGGCGTGATTCCCGCTGCAGGGACACACAACTGGCTGGCCGTGTACTCCGGAGACACCAACTACGTCGGTTCGCAGCACGGCGCATCGACCGTGATCAGTCAAGCGGCGACCCAGACCACGCTGGCTACGCCGCCGGGTGTGTTCGGGCAGCCGGTCACCGTCACCGCGACGGTGACCCCCACAGACGCGGGTGGGCAGCTTGCCTTCTTCGTCGACGGTTCGACGACCGCAGCGTGCACCGTGCCCGTCACGGTGGTCGGCTCGTCCGCGACCGGCAGCTGCAAGCTCAGCGGGCTCGGCGTCGGCAAGCACAGCGTGGGCGTGACGTTCTCGCACGACAGCAACCTGCTCAACAGCAGTGCTTCCGGCACCGTCCTGATTCTTCCGGCGTGGACGACCACCAGCCTGGTCGTGCCCGCATCGGCTCGGTTCGGCACTTCCGTTTCGCTCGGCGTCTCGGTCGCCCCGGTCGCGCCCGGAGCGGGGAAGCCGACCGGCACGGTCACCTTCTACGACGGCCTGCACGCGCTGGGGACCGCGTCGTTGACGACTCATTCATCGGGTCCGAGCACCGCCAGCCTCACGGTGGCGAACCTGCCCGGCGGACCCAACGCGCTCGGCGCGGTCTACGGCGGCGACAACAACTTCATCGGGAGCCTGGGCATCGGACTGCTGCCGGTGACGTTCACCAGCACGGTCGCCGGTACGTCGAAGGGCGCGCTCACCGTGGCCGCCAACCAGGCCGTGCTCATCTCCGGGACAGAGAACGGCAGCATCACCGTCAAGGCCGGCGGTGCGGTCGAGATCACCGGATCGGTCATCGGGTCGCTGTCTGCGTCCGGTGCCGCGCAGCTCATGCTCTGCGGCGCCAACGTGAACGGGAGCATCAGCAGCAGCGCCGCGACCGGCCAGGTGTTCATCGGCGGCGACTTCTGCAGCCCGACGAAGGTGGTCGGCTCGGTGTCGCTGTCCAGCAACACCGGCGGGGTCGAGATCGCCGGTAGCAACATCTCCGGCTCTCTCGCCTGTTCGAGCAACAAGCCGGCGCCGACCGACGCCGGCCAGCCCAACAAGGTCGGCGGCTCGCGCTCCGGCCAGTGCGCGACGCCAGTGAACTTCTGATGAAGACAACATTGCCCATGACCAGACCACCGTTAGGCTCACGCCGTGACTGCACCTGACCCTGCCCGGCTCGCGAGTGTCGAGCTCTTTCAAGACCTGTCCGACGAGGACCGGGAACACCTGGCCGCGTGGATGGAGGTCGAGGAGATCCCGGCCGGGCACGTGATGCTGCGCGAGCACACGTCCGGCTACGCCTTCTTCATCCTCGACGAAGGCCGCGCTCATGCCGAGGCCGACGGCAAGGTGCTGGAGGTTCTCGAGCCGGGTGCGGTGTTCGGTGAGATGGCGTTCTTCGCGCCGGACGGCGAGCGCACCGCGACGATCGTCCCCGAGACCCCGTTACGGGTCTACACGATGTTCGGGACCCGGTTCCGGCAGATGCAGCAGGAGCTTCCCGAGGTAGCGAGCCGGCTCCGCCAGATCGTCGAGACGCGGGCCGATCGGCTGCGGGCGGCCGACCAGGCCTGATCGTCCGGGATGGCCGGTGACCGCGTGACCACGCACGGGGAGACCGCCCCGTCGTACCTTCCGATCGACCGCCGGCTCGCGTTGCTGGCCGGGCACGACCTGCCGACCGAGGTGACCGGCACCGCTCTTGATGCCGACCTGTCGGGCTTCACGGCACTCACCGAGGCGCTCGCCGACCGATACGGCGAGCAACGCGGCGCGGAGGAGCTCGCCCGCCGCCTCAACCTCATGTATGACGGCCTGATCACGTGCGTCCATCGCTACGGCGGCACGGTCCTCGGCTTCGCCGGAGACGCCTTCTCCTGCTGGCTGGACGGCGATGACGGCCGGCGCGGGATCGCCTGCGGGTTGGCTCTACAAGAGTGGATGGGAGCGAACGCGCGCGAGGTCAGCGGGGGTCTGCCGGCGCCCCAGCTGAAGGTCGCCCTGGCGACCGGTCGCACCCGTCGCTTCCTGGTCGGCAACCCGCGCGTGCAGCTGCTCGAGGGACTCGCCGGCGCGCTGGTCGACGAGCTGGCCGCCGCCGGTCACGACGCGGAGCCGGGGCAGATCGTGCTCGCGCCTTCGACCCGCGCGGCGGTCGGCGAGCAGGTGCGGACCGACGCGCGAGGCGCGCTTCAGTGGTACGAGGGCCGCGCCGAGCCGAGCCCTTGGCCTGCGCCGGACGAGACGAAGGAGGGCCTCGACGCGGTTCGCGCGTGGTTGCTCCCGGCGGTGTTCACGCGTCTCGCCGCCGGTGAGGGTGACTTCCTCGCCGAGCTTCGACCGGCGACTGCGCTGTTCATGCGGATCTCCGGTATCCGCTTCGAGGACGACCCGGCCGCCCTTGACCGCCTCGACGAGATCGTCCGCACCGTGCAAGCAGTTCTCTCGTCCTACGACGGGACGCTCGTGCAGCTGACGATCGGGGACAAGGGCAGCTATCTGTACGCCGCGTTCGGCGCGCCGGTGGCCCACGAGGACGACCAGGTGCGCGCACTGCTAGCCGCGCTCGAGCTGCGTGAGCTCGGCGGCGTGCCGGGCCGGCCCGAGCTGGTCGACCCGGTCTCGATCGGCCTGGCGAGCGGACGGTTGCGGGCCGGGTCCTACGGGGGCACCGAGCGACGGACCTACGGCGTGCTGGGTGACACCGTCAACCTCGCGGCCCGGCTCATGCAGGCCGCAGGGGCCGGCGAGATCGTGTGTACGCGGGCGTTGCAGACAGCCGCCGGGGACGGCTTCCGCTGGTCGCCGATGGCCGAGCTGACCGTGAAGGGCAAGCGCGAGCCGATCGCGGTGGCGCAGCTCGTCGGCAGCCGTGCCGTCGTACCCCAGCCGCGTCGTCCCTCCGCCGATGCGGACCCGGGTCCGATGCTCGGCCGCGCGGATGAGCTCGCTGCGCTCGCTGCGAACCTCGACGCGGCGGTCGGCGGTCGCGGCCGCATCGTCGCCGTGACGGCAGAAGCGGGTATGGGCAAGAGCCGGCTGGTCGCCGAGCTGGCGGGCATCGCCGAGCGGCGGGGCATCGCCGTCCACCACGGCGAGTGCCCGTCGTACGGCGTGAACAGCAGCTATCTGGTCTGGCAGCCGGTCTGGGGCCGGCTGTTCGGTCTCGGCGAAGCAGACTCGGAGGCCACTCGCCTGGCTGCGGTCGGCAAGCAGCTCGAAGTCGCCGGCCCGGCGCTCGCCCATCGGCTGCCCGTCCTCGGGCCGGTGATCGGTGCGGCGGCCCCCGACAACGAGCTGACCGCCTCCTTCGATGCGAAGGCCCGAAAGACCGCGCTCGAGACCACCTTGGTCGAGTGGCTCAGGGCGGAGATCGATCGACCCGTGGTCGTCGTGCTCGAGGACTGCCACTGGATCGACCCGCTGTCGGAGGACCTGCTCACCGCGATCGGACGCGTCGTGCGCGAGCTGCCGGTCTTGCTCCTCGTCACCCAACGGCAGCGGAGCGCGGCCGAAGGTGGGGCGCTGGCCATTCACGGCCTGCCGCACTTCCGCGAGCTGCGGCTCGACCGGCTGTCCGACCACGAGGTCGAGCTCATGATCCGGCGCCGGCTCGAGTCGGTATCGATCTCGCGAGCGACGGCGGAGGCGGTCAGCAGCCTCGCCGGTCGGGCCGAGGGCAACCCGTTCTACGTCGAGGAGCTGCTCGACTACCTGCTGGAGATCGGCGCCGGGGGGCTTGACCCCGAACGGCTCGCCGAGCTCCCCTCCACGCTTCAGAGCCTGGTGCTCAGCCGCATCGACCGGCTGGCCGAGCGACCGCGCTCGGTGCTGAAGGTTGCCAGCGCGGTCGGCCGAACGTTCGGTGCGGACCTGCTTCCCGAGGTGCATGCCGAGCTCGGGAGCGACGCACTGGTCACGAGCGCGCTTGCCACCTTGCGCGGCGCAGACTTCATCGTCGCCGAGGACGTCGAGCACGGCCGCTACGGCTTCCGGCATGCGATCACGCAGGAGGTCGCCTACTCGACGATCGTGGAGACGACCAGGGCCGCGCTTCACGGGCGGATCGGCCGGACGCTGGAGCGGCGTGCCGGTGACGCGACCGACCGCGTGCTCGACTTGCTGGCGCACCACTTTGCCCGCGGCGATGACGAGCAGCGCCGCCGGACCTACGTGCTGCGCGCCGCGGAGGCCGCCGAGAAGCGGTGGGCGAACCGGGCCGCCGCGGAGTACTTCAGCAACGTGCTGCCGCTGCTCGGCGCGGAACAACGCGGCGACGTGCTGCTGAAGCTGGGGCGGGCACTCTCCCTGACCGGGCGGCTGGACGAGGCCGCCGCCGCCTTCGCCGAGGCGTTCGCGACCGGCTCGGAGCGCGACGACGCGGTCCTCAAGGCGCGAGCTCAGACCGAGCAGGGGGAGCTGCATCGCAAGCAGGGCAGGTACGACGAAGCGGCCGCTGACTTCGCCGCCGCGCGGGACCGGCTGGAGGCCGAGCACCATCGCGCCGGCGTGGCCGAGGTCCTGCATCTCGAGGGAACGCTCGCCGCTCAGCGCGGCGACACCGCACTCGCTCGTCGGCGTTTCGAGGACGGACTCGACATCCGAAGGACGGTCGGCGACCGGCGCGGGGTCTCCCGCGCGCTGAACGGGCTCGGGATCGTGGCGGAGTACGAGAACGACCTGGGGCGTGCGGCGAACCTCTACGCCGAAGCGCTGGAGATCAATGTCGAGATCGGCGATCAGTGGGGGGTCGCGGCGGTGACGAACAACCAGGGCTACGCGCTGTTGCTCCAAGGCGCAGCCGCAGAGGCGCTCCCGCTCTTCGAGCGCGCGGTTGCGCTGGAGCGTGAGGTGGGCGACCCGTCGATGCTGGCGAACTTCCTCTCCAACCTCGGCGACGCGCACCGCGAGCTGGGCGAGCATCCCGAGGCGACGGCGGCGTACGACGAGGCGCTGGCACTCGCCCAGGAGCTCGATGAGCGGTGGCTGGTCTGCTACTTGCTGGAGGACGTCGCCGTGCTCTGCGCGCGCGAGGGTCGAGCCGCCGAGGCAATGCAGCTCGCGGCGGCTGGCTCTGCCCTGCGGGTCGCGATCGGAGCGCCGTTACCGGCCGAGAGCGTGCGCCTGCTGGACGCCCGCCTGCAGCCGGCTCGCGCAGCGCTCCCCGACGACGCGTATGACGCCGCGCGAGCGTCCGGCTCGGGGTGGAGCTTCGAGGAAGCCATCGACCATGCCGTGCGCGCCGGGCGCGCGCGGTAGACGGTCGGCGGGAGGGGGAGCGTCGTGTCCGCGGCTCGGCATGGCACCGGCAACCTGGCGACCCTTCGGGAGGCGGCCGGGTGGTGGCGGCGCCAGCCCGCTCCGGCTGCGGTCGCACTCGTCGCGGTCGCGATCCAGCAGGCCTTCCTGATCGGGTTCGCCTTCAGCCTCAAGATCCTCGTCGCGGACATCACCAAGCACAAACCGCAGGCGGACCTTGCCGCGTTGCTCGTCGTGTTGGGCGCCGGCTTCGTGCTGGCGGCGGCTGCCACCGTGGTGGGAGAGCGGGCGGTGGCGCGGCTTGCGGCCCGGTTGACCAACGATCTGCGTCGCGAGGTCTACCAGCACGTGCTGCGGCTCGCACCGGCCTACCTGCTGACCAACCCCTCGGCGAAGATCACCAAGAAGTTCACCAGCGACCTGCGCAACGTCGAGGGCGGCTACGTCCAAGCCTTCGTCGACACCTACACGCTGGTGGTCGAGACCGCGATCGCCGTACCGCTGCTCGTGATCCTCGACTGGCGGCTGGCCCTCATCACCTGCCTCACCTTGCCCCTTGTCGGCTTCGCCGCGGACCGGCTGCTGCCGCGGCTGATGGCGGCGAGTGACGAGCAGAGCGCATCGGAGCTCGCACTGCTCGCCGCCCTGCAGGACACGGTGCGTGCGCAGGAGGTGGTGCGCATCTTCCACCTCGAGCCCGAGCTGTCCGAGCGCTTCGACGGGCTCCTGGACACCCATCACGAGAAGGCCGTGAGGGTCCGCGGCGTCGGGGCGGTCTCCGGCAAGGGCGCCGGGCTCGCGGTGCTGCTCGTACAGGTCATCGTGACGGTGGTGGGCGCCGAGCTGGCGGCGCATCAGCGGTTGCCGATCGAGTCGCTGGTCGGTTTCACGACGATTCTCGCCCTGCTCGCGAAGTCCTGCTACGACTTCGTGAAGACGGATCTGCCGCTGCTCGCCGAGGCCGGACGGGGCCGCCAGGGGCTGGCCGAGTTCCTTGCCGCGCCGGTGGTCGTGGCCGATCCGCCGGCGGCTCCGTCGTTGCCGCCGTTGCGCGGCTCGATCGAGCTGGACGACGCCTCTTTTCGGTATCCGGGCTCGTCCCGGAAGGCCATCGACCACGTGTCGCTCACCATCCGGCCCGGCACCAATGTCGCTGTGGTCGGCACCAACGGCTCGGGCAAGAGCACGCTCCTGCGGCTGTTGATGCGTTACTACGACCCCGAGCACGGCACGGTCAGCATCGACGGCATCGCCCTTCGCGATGTCACTCAGCGATCCGTTCGCGAGCAGATGGGTGTCGTCCTGCAGGGCAACTACCTGTTCAACGACACCGTCCGGGAGAACATCCGGATCGGCCGGCCCGGAGCAAGCGACGCGGAGGTCGAGGCCGGTGCTCGGCGCGCGGAGCTCCATGAAGCGGTGCTCGCGATGACGGACGGCTACGACACGGTGGTCGGCGAGGCGGGCGGGCGGCTGTCGGGTGGACTCCAGCAGCGGTTGGCGATCGCGCGGGCGATGATTCGCGACCCTCGGATCCTGCTGCTGGACGAGGTCACCACGGCGCTCGACCCGGTGACCGAGGCCGCGATCCACGAGATGCTCGCCCACGCCGGTGCAGGTCGGACCGTCGTCGCGGCCACGCACCGGCTCGCCGCCGCGCGCACCGCGGACGAGATCGTCGTCATGGAGGCCGGCCGCATCGTCGAACGAGGCCGCCACGACGAGCTACTGGCCGCGGGCGGGGCCTACGCACGGCTCTGGGAGAAGCAGAGCGGCTTTGCGGTCAGCGCGGACGGCCGGCAGGCGACCGTCGACGCGGGTCGGCTGCGCCACGTCAATCTCTTTGCCGACCTGGACGACTCGACGCTGTCCCGGATCGCGGAGGGCCTGACATCGGAGTACTACGAGGCGGATCAGGTGGTGTTCCGCGAAGGCGACCCGGGCGACCGCTTCTACCTGATCGCCCGCGGCCGGGTCGCGGTCGAGACGGCGACCTCCGAGGGTGACCTGCACCTGTACGAGACCCTCGGTGACGGCGATCACTTCGGCGAGGTCGCCCTGCTGCAGGATCGGGCGCGTACGGCGACGATTCGCACGATTGCGCCGAGCGTGTTCCTGACCATGGACCGGCCGTCGTTCATCCGGCTGGTCGAGACGACACCGGAGATGGGTCGAGCACTTGAAGAGCGGATGACCCGCACCGAGATCAACCTCGGTGAGTGGCGGCGTCTGGTCGGTCCCGGCTGATCGTCGGTCGGCTGGCGGTCAAAGATCGGATCGGTCCGGTACGACGAAGCCGGTCTCGTAGGCAGTGACCACGGCCTGCACCCGGTCGCGCAGTCCGAGCTTCATGAGGATCCGCGCGACGTGTGTCTTCACCGTGCTCTCCTCGACGACGAGCTCCTCCGCGATCTCGGCATTCGACATCCCGCGGGCGACCAGCCTCAGCACGTCGGTTTCGCGCGGCGTGAGCTCGGCCAGCTCGGGCGGCGCCTCGGTGCGCGGCCGCGCGGCAAGCACGAAGGTCTGGATCAGCCGGCGCGTGATCGTGGGATCGATGAGCGCGTCGCCGGTCGCCACGCTGCGAACCGCCGAGACCAGTTGCTCGCTCGGAGCATCCTTCAGCAGGAAGCCGCTCGCCCCGGCGCGAAGCGCGGCGTACACATACTCGTCGGAGTCGAAGGTCGTGAGCATCAAGACCTTCGTCGGCGTCTCGCCGAGCACCTGCTTCGCGGCAGCGAGCCCGTCCTGGTTCGGCATCCGGATGTCCATGACAACGACCGCGGGGCGAAGGCTGCGGCAGAGCTCGACCGCCTCCAGGCCGTCGGCCGCCTCGCCGATCACGGTCATGTCCGGCTCGCGGTCGAGGATCACCCGGAAGCCGGCGCGGACGAGGCGCTGATCATCCGCGATGACGATGTCGATGGCCATGTCCGCCGGTCAGCTCGTGGTCGAGAAGGTCGGTCGGCCCGGGAAGCGTGGCATCTGCGCCGATACCCGCCAGGCTCCGGTCGCTGCGGGGCCGATCTCGATTCGCCCGCCGCAGCGGGCGACGCGCTCGCGCATGCCGGCCAAGCCGTGCCCGCCGCCTAGTCGCTCCAACCCGGACCGCGATGCGGCCGGTGTCGCATTGCTGATCTCGAGGTCGATGGTCGCGTCGCTCCCGTTGACGACGATCGCGATCGCGGCGCCGGGCGCATGCTTCATCGCGTTCGTGACCGCCTCCTGCACCAATCGGTAAGCCGTCTCGGAGGTCTCACTCGACATCGACTCGCTGTCCCCGGCGATATGGCAGCTGATCTGCACGCCCGACGTCTGTGCCCGCCGGACCAGCTCGGCGACGATGGCGAGCCCGGTCGCCGGGCGCGGCGGACCCGAGCCATCCAGCA
It encodes the following:
- a CDS encoding Ig-like domain repeat protein translates to MIGLTMALCALSDVTGALTANATPQYGVWSGSSGPGTVTINDGTSGPPSFQYDDESAGFSPVSWTFSTTEQQAATGGNGLTVDVPWQYTGLHAWFEVTVDLNAFITTPSGTTTTQLVNAGPTSCCTAPSNGFSYQGTYSFTGLQQGDVYGFTFGGSNFDSNNFLRGTLQLYPNSSPVISPPTGNTSWQNATALKANDSVSTDAIDAPGEDRWYDFPVQPDSQVTVNVSGLTSDTDVAVFSDIGQAFQQDLDTFGSGTADTSQLTELAAQQPSSTAAPADFAPSAFTPSAFTPSAFTPSAFTPSAFTPSAFTPSAFTPSAFTPSAFTPSAFTPSAFTPSAFTPSAFTPSAFTAAYSSAQVRSLLAVSSQPGAAPKSVTVNTWNATGNFYVRVTGENGAYSTTPFTLTVTTTGGPCNNISLNSYSGDSTISASPGDNYQTVILTDSSRLGSPDLTTALTNLAATTNGVVVDLADSQKVQDLQTQADLYSSCPYASNLVANAIRDIITSYRAGGSLKYVVLVGGDRVIPYFRYADDAGLAPESDYVPPLSSTSRTGAALESNDYLTDDPYGASTILDTQNLQIPIPDLAVGRLVETAPEITGQINDYLADNGSLPAPASSLVTGYDFLQPVADQVESQFEAGMGPGTQHDQLITNQGVPPSQTTTASGPDRNHSWTATDLSNALFGSHHDLVFLGGHFSANNTLAADYTTTLVTTDMQAAVQANPNLFKNTLVISAGCHAGYNIQDQDGVPGVTLGLDWPEEFGSAGATLISGTGYQYGDTDFVAYSDKLYTDVAQQLHAGTGRLAIGQVLEAAKQQYLQQVPQMSGMDTKALLETTLYGLPMLGIDMPAGRASTTPPGNGSVTPTPVTQDPGATLGLEEQDFSTDPELQTHNEAITDTNGNPTGQQFTWLSGPQGVTTQPGQPALPLQTADVTSTDGTVLRGVGFWGGSYTDTGGTIPLVGAPATETSQVHVPFESPVFFPQTLATPNYYGALAGSGGTSLQITPAQLQADGATTDVLRAYQHVSLHLFYSGNTQKYGDNVPALSAAPTISEVSSQVNGDGSISVSAHVAGDPSAGVHEVWVTYTGQSAGDPDYGSWHSVDLTQNGSDSTLWTGTINPADPTQAADLRFMVQAVNGVGVVALDNNGGSLYAPGTMPGFSSATSTATTLALNLPTTTGTYGGTAALSAVLTDAQGTPLKGQQVIFSLGAVNVSASTDATGTAQASIPLLAVPGQYAVSASFSGDSGDLPSSAAAQTYTIQPPPTNLTISPSDGTDPSVVDGTDTGVSATLTSNGQPLAGEPISFLVTDSQGNAVSSTVRTTDGNGTAHMGALKVAPGNNTVTASFDESGVQVGGAVVDASEPGYQGSTATTHVHGIEPTQTQLTASTTTPTYGSPVTLTATVALAGGNGTVTFAVGGTTISGCGQESLTPGSSGDTATCTIPAWNAGSYQAVASYSGATDYQSSMSQPLSVTMSQASTSTTLTAPASSTWGGTIQLSATVTPSPSSSNPSAANPTGTVTFYDGNVPVGSPVPVAVNGNATLTLPKGGVIPAAGTHNWLAVYSGDTNYVGSQHGASTVISQAATQTTLATPPGVFGQPVTVTATVTPTDAGGQLAFFVDGSTTAACTVPVTVVGSSATGSCKLSGLGVGKHSVGVTFSHDSNLLNSSASGTVLILPAWTTTSLVVPASARFGTSVSLGVSVAPVAPGAGKPTGTVTFYDGLHALGTASLTTHSSGPSTASLTVANLPGGPNALGAVYGGDNNFIGSLGIGLLPVTFTSTVAGTSKGALTVAANQAVLISGTENGSITVKAGGAVEITGSVIGSLSASGAAQLMLCGANVNGSISSSAATGQVFIGGDFCSPTKVVGSVSLSSNTGGVEIAGSNISGSLACSSNKPAPTDAGQPNKVGGSRSGQCATPVNF
- a CDS encoding cyclic nucleotide-binding domain-containing protein, encoding MTAPDPARLASVELFQDLSDEDREHLAAWMEVEEIPAGHVMLREHTSGYAFFILDEGRAHAEADGKVLEVLEPGAVFGEMAFFAPDGERTATIVPETPLRVYTMFGTRFRQMQQELPEVASRLRQIVETRADRLRAADQA